The Bacillus sp. B-jedd sequence TTCAATGGATAGGGGAGAACCGGCCGCTTCTCATGCAAATAAGGATATTTATCCTTCCATAAAACAACAGTCTCCTGATATGGCTCCGGAACAGCCTTTAATGGCCGAAGAGCCGCGGATTTTGCCAAAAAAGGCTGAAATGCAATATAAGGCATTTTCAAATTCCGCTCCGGAAAAGGAATCAGCTCCCGTACAGATTGTTCAGGGAAAGAAGTCACTTTCGGCACAGCCAAAAGAAAATGAAGATAAGCTCCTTGAAGAACTGCAGGATATGAGGAAAATGATGATGGCGATGCTGATGGACAGAAAGAATGAAACCACTCTGCCGCCAGGACTGTCAGAATTGATAACCCGCCTGAAAAAGCAGGGGGTGGAAGAAGAAGTAATTGAGCATCTAGTAAGTATGGTTCTTAAAAAATTGGAGGCTGTGCCAACTTCAGATCCTGCTGTAATTAAACAAGTGTTAACTTCAATTATTCTCGATATGATTGAAAAACGAATTCCGCAATCTAATACAATCGGCCTAGAGACACGCATGATTAATGTTGTAGGTCCCACTGGCGTGGGGAAAACCACTTCCATTGCCAAGCTGGCGACGGAACAGGTATTAAGGCAAAAGCGAAGAGTGGCAATGATTACGACGGATGTTTATCGAATTGGAGCTGTAGAGCAGCTTAAGACATATGCCGGTATCCTGAATGTACCTATTGAAGTTGTTCGTTCCGCGGATGAATTGGGGGCGGCATTAGAAAAACTGAACCACTATGATTTAGTTTATATGGACACAACTGGACGGAATTATATGGAATTGGTGAACAGAGAAGCTATTAATCAATTTTTAAACCACCCAAGTGAAAGTGAAAATTATCTTGTATTAAGCCTTACGACGAAATATGAGGATATGGATGTCATATTGGCTGAATTTATGGAAAGTCCGGTAAACAAACTAATCCTTACAAAGGCTGATGAAACAACAAGCTATGGTTCAATTTTAAATATTGCCTTTAAATATCCCTATCAACTGGCCTATATCGCCAATGGCCAGAGCGTACCGGAAGATATTACTGCCATTAATGCCGAAATGGTCGCTTGTTATCTATTAGGAGAGGAAAGGGAAAATGGATCAAGCACAAAGTCTAAGAGAATATATGGATCGATTTAATGCTGGACAACAAGATACAAAACACAGCGCAAGAGTTATAACAATTACGAGCGGAAAAGGGGGAGTTGGAAAGTCGAACTTTACCCTGAACTTCGCATTGGGATTGAAAGCTTTAGGCAAAAAGGTGGTTGTCCTCGATCTTGACCTTTCTACCGCTAACATAGACATACTCATGGGTATAACCCCGCGACATAGTCTGCTGGATGTACTATATCAAAGGAAATATATTTCTGAGGTACTTGAAAAAGGGACAAGCGGCATTGAATATATTTCTGGCGGATTTGAAATTGAAGATTTAATGAAGTTGGATGACCGCATTTTAGCCTTCTTTTGGAGTCAAATACAGGAGTTGCAGAACTACGCTGATTTTATATTGCTGGATACCGGCGCTGGTATATCAAAAGAACTGGTTGATTTCATACTGGCATCCGATGAAACGATTTTGGTGACAACCCCTGAACCAACCTCAATCGCGGATTCTTATGCAGTACTTAAAACAGTTGTCCAATCCAGTAAGCAACATCCGAAATTCAGACTCGTCATTAATCGGGCCCAATCTTATCGGGAAGCGGTCGATACATCAAGGGCAATGAAAAATGCATGCAGCAACTTCCTGAAGCTTAAGCTGAATACAATGGGATTTATTATGGAAGATGCACGTGTGCGTGAATGTGTCCGTATGCAAACCCCTTTTATCGTCAAATATCCGAATTGTGAGGCTGCAAAAAACATAAAGCAAATCGTCCATTCTTATTTCCCTGAAAAAGAGGGGAAATCAGAAGCACCAATCAAAGGCATCAAAGGTTTTTTTGAAAAAATGCTGCTTCTTGGCAGAACCTTTTAGAAAGGATCGCTGAAAAATGTCCGTAAAATGGGGAGTTAATATATTTTTAGGGCTTCTTGCATTTGTTTTTTCATGGCTATTTTCTTTTGCAAACAATATGTGGCTAACTTCCCTTGTTAGGGCATGTATAGGATTCTTCATTTTCTTTTTGTTCGGCTTAATCCTTCAAATCGTATTACAGCTTTTTAGTTACAGGAAAAATAATCTTCTTGAGGCAGAAGGCACCTCCCAATCTGAAACTTACATTAAAGAAAAAGTTCTTAATACAAGTGAACATAATAATGAAGAAAATTCCTTTACCGGTATTTCACTCGAAACACTCCATGACCAAAATGAAGATACAGATTATAAAAAAATCGCGCAGGCCGTCAAATCTTGGACCGCGGAAGAAGAGGGGGATAATCATTGAAACCTGCTTTGAAAGAGAACAACCCGCATAACTCACTTTGGAGGGTGTATCGCGAGACTCAGGATTCGTTATCCCAGGAGAAGCTAGTATTAAAATATATGCATCTTGTTGAGAAGATGGCCAATCAGCTCAGTTTAAGCATTCCCAGTCGGCTCGTTCCAAAAGAAGACCTTATGGGAATGGGGTATATTGGGCTAATCGAGGCTATTAAAAAATTTGATTATAAAAAAGGTAACCAATTTGAGACCTTTGGATTATGGAGAATTAGGGGAGCAATGCTGGATGGGCTTCGTCAATTGGATTGGGTACCTAGGAGCGTAAGGGAGAAGACAAAAAAACTAAACAACGCGCTTGCGATTATGGAACAATCCTTAATGAGAACCCCGACGATCGAAGAATTAAGTCAGCATCTGAATATTTCAAACGAGGAAATTCACCAGTCCCTTGAGGCCCTTTCTGTCTCAACCCTTTTATCGTTAAATGGGCAATTTTATGAAAACGATGGAGCGGAAAAGCAGAAAAACCGCTTGGATAAAATTATTGATGAAAGCCAAGTGAACCATGAAAGACATCTGCAAATGAATGAATTTAAAAAAATAGCAGCCGAATGCATCGACTTAATGACTGAAAAGGAAAGATTGGTAGTTTCGCTGTTTTATTATGAGGGGCTTACTCAGGTGGAGATAGCCGAAGTGTTGGATTTAACAAAAGGCCGTATTTCCCAACTTCATACCCAGGCAATAATAAAAATGAGAAAAGCCTTTCAAAATAAAGGATTTTCAATGGATTCGTTCCTATAATCTTAAAAATTTCACAACATTTGCCAATCGGGTCCTTGGATGAAACATTAAAATAGCGTATAATACTCTAGTATTCGACAAATTTCTATTGCCACTTTATAGCAGTGGCAATTTTATTATCAAGGATTCACTTCCAAGGAGAGGTAGATGATGGATCTGACGATTTACATCATTATCATATTGATACTTTTTAGCATGCTTCTTGTTAGTACTTTGATTGCCGTCAGACTAAAGCTGAAAAATAACACTTTAATGGAACTGGCAGCAAAAAGTTCTGACACACATAAAAATGAAGCAAGCCTCTCTTTGGAAATAGGACAAAGTATTTACCAAAGCAAGGAGCACTTGCAGGATTTATTGTCCTATGTTGACGCTGCTTTCTGGACGAGAGACATGAAGTCCGGAAAATTGGTGGTTTCCCTTGGGTTGGAAAATATATTTGGATTATCGGAGGTTGAATTCCAGGACGATCCGGAACTATGGAAGAAGATTATTCATCAAGAAGATTTGGACAGGGTAAGAAGGACTTTATTAAAGGAAGGGCAGGAGCGAGTGAAAGTCGATTACCGCATTATGAAGAATAATGGAGAAATCCGTTGGCTTCATCTGTCCAGTACCCCAATTTTTAATAAAGACGGCCACTCAGGAAAAGTGATGGGGATCTTAATTGATATCACTGAACTTAAGCAAACTGAGGAAAAACTGAAAGAAAGTAAACAGCATTATCGTATACTTCAGGAAAGTCTGGATCACTTTTCGCAGGACTTATTTAAAGTAATGAAAGTCTCTGACTTAGAAGATCGTCTTATTATAGAATTAAAAGGGATTTTCGGCCTCACTGACGGAATCTACATACTTGAAATAGATGAAAGGCTTAATTTATATCGCTGTACCGGAGGAACTGCCGACTTACACGAATCAGTCCTTCAGTCTTTTGATGAAACCGCTCCAATTGGGAAAATTGCGGAATTTGAACATGGCGCTATCGTAAAAATAGGTGAAACGAATAGCCGCATTATTGTTCTTTGTATTGAAAGCCCAGACACTATTACCGACATAATTAGAAAAAAGGTATGGCTTCAGACACTATCAAGGTATGTTAGTGTTCTATATGAGAATCTTTTTAAGCTCGAAGACCTTGCCAAGGAACTTGAAAGAAGTTCAAAGGATAAGCAGACTCCCGGCTGGATTCCTAGGCTGTTATTCTTACTTTCTGAAAAGGAACGAGGTAGGCTGTCCGCCGACCTGCATGACTCAGTTCTCCAAAATCAAATTCTATGGTACCGAAAATTACAGACCCTTCGTGCCGAATTAAAAATAGAAGGCCAAATGGAGAAAGAGTTTTTGAGAATTGAAGAAGGGCTTTTGGATGTCATCCGGCAAATTCGTTTTACATGCAATGAACTCCGGCCGCCCTATTTAAAAGAATTGGGGCTAATAAAAGCGTTGGAAGGACTATTTGTCCAAACCGGAAAAGTTGCTGATTTTGAAATAAAGTATGATTTTGAAGGGCTTCACCATGAACTCAGCGAAGAAGAAATGATTACAATATACCGGGTTGCCCAAGAACTATTGGCAAATGCCAGAAAGCATTCAAATGCGACAAAAGTCGAGTTTACGATTTCGAGCATTGATGATACTATCTATTTTAGCTACAGTGATAACGGGATAGGAATGATACTTGGCAAGCTGGTCGATTCATTCGATCATATTGGTTTATCGGGTATTAAGAAAAGGGTTGACAGCATCGAAGGGGAAGTGGAAATATACTCTTCTCCTGGAAAAGGTGTTAACCTATTAATTTCCATTCCAAAAGGGGTAAAGAAATCTCTTAATAGCAAGTTGTTTGAGGTGTTTGAATGATTCGCATTTTGCTTGTTGATGACCACCCGCTGGTAAGTGAGGGCACAAAGCTGATAATTGAGAAAGAAAAGGATATGAAAGTCCATATAGAAACATCAAGCAGACAGGCTTTAAAGCTTATACAAAAGCAGTCTTTTGATGTAATGCTATTTGATCTGCAAATGCCCGATTTAGATGGTTTCGAATTGTGCAAAAAAGTCCTTAAAATAGTTCCGGATGCCAATATACTAATCTATTCAGGATATGAAATTCTTCCTCATATCGATCTGTTAATGAGATCGGGAGCTATTGGCTATATTTCAAAAACAGCAACAAAGGATCAGTTAATCCGTTCAATTCGCGCCGCATTAAATAAGGAAACGATCATTTCCTTTCCGTTATTACGGGAAATTTATAATAGTGCCAAACGTTCAATAACTGATAATGTGAAAAACAAGCTAGCTGTAAGTGAAAAAGAAAAAATGATATTACAGGAACTCGTTCAAGGGAAAACGAATAAAGATATTGCTCAAGCGCTTTTTATAGGGCAACGGTCTCTAGAATATAGCCTCACTAATCTGTTCCATAAATTAGGAGTCCAAACGAGGGTTGAAGCCGTGGTGAAGGCCCAGGAATTAGGATTAATTGAATAAAGATTTACTTTTAAAATACACCCCTACTAATGAAGGAGTGTATTTTTTTTAAACTAAACTTTAATTTTGCCGATAAAATAAGCGGAAGTATTTTTAGGGCAAATTACCCATTCATATTATTGAATTTATCAAAAAGTTGCCCCATGGAGATTTATACATACAAAGAATTTGGTAACGGGTTGGTGTTTGAATGAAAATTTATTCTGAGCCTGCTTCACTCTTGGGCATTTATAGATCACTTTTTGATAATAATCATGATGCTTGCTATGCTTTGGATCTTGAAGGAAACTTCATGCTGTTTAATCAGGCCGCGGTTGAAATAACAGGATATTCACAGGAAGAGGCACTAAAAATGTCCTTTGTTTCAATCATTTATGATGATTTTTTAAATGAGGCGGTTAATTGCTTCCATAGTGTTGTATTAGGAAATTATGAAAAGCTGAATATCCCGATTAAAAATAAAAATGGGAAACGGGTGGAGTTAATAGTAACAGCTGGCCCAATTTATATTAATGGCCAAATTAACGGAATAATCGGGATGGCAAAAGACCTAACAGAAAAAGCGGCACTGGAAATGCAGCTGAGCAACCAAAACCAGGTACTGGAAATGGTGGCAAAAGGATCTCCTATGAAAGATGTGCTCGACAATATCATCTTTTTAATTGAAAGCTCATCAAATGATATTATTTGTTCCATTCTTGTGCCGGATAAAGAAGGTGAAAATCTTTTATTAAAATCAGGTCCTAATTTGCCCACAGAGTACAAAAAATATTTAACTATATTCCCGATTGGACCTAAGGAAGGGTCTGGCGGGACGGCAGCCTATTATAAACGGCCAGTAATAACAAAAGATATAGATAAAGACCTACTATGGAAAAAATATAAATTGATTGCATTGGCAAGTGGGCTTAAAGCCTGTTGGTCATATCCAATTTTTGATATTAATAATGAAGTTATCGGTATATTTGAAATGTACTATAAGAAACTACATAACCCGGAAGAACCGGCGAGGGAGATTATTGAAAAGGCTATTTATCTAACCAGCATAGTTTTACAGCATTACCGTTCGGAAGAAAAAATAAATTTCATGGCCTTCCATGATGAATTGACTGGTTTAGCAAATCGGCGGCTTTTTAAAGAAAGGTTAAATACTACATTGAACGCAGGTTTTAATCCTGGAAAAGTTATGGCCGTTATGTATTTTGATTTGGATCAATTTAAATTAATTAATGATTCACTCGGTCATACATTTGGAGATAAACTGCTTAAAGCGGTTGCTAAAAGACTTCAAAGCAGCATCCGGCAAGATGACTTAGTCTCGAGATGGGGCGGGGATGAATTTACTATCCTTCTAATGAATATTAAGGAACGAGAAATAAAGATTGTAGCTCAAAGAATCTTAAATGTATTTGAAAAGTCTTTTTCCGTTGAAGGGAAAGAGCTGTTTATTACTCCTGGTATAGGAATAAGTTTATATCCCTATGACGGGGTGACAACGGAGGAGCTTCTCCGTAAGGCAGACATTGCGATGTATCAGGCTAAAAAGGAAGGCCGCAACAATTACCAATTCTATAATGATAAGCTGGATAAACAATCAATCGAGCGCCTTGAAATTGAAAATCAACTAAGAAAAGCACTGGAAAGGAATGAATTCACCCTTGAGTATCAGCCGATAATTGAATTATCAACGGAGAAGCTAACAGGCGTCGAGGCCTTGATACGATGGAAAAGTCCTGTATTGGGTCAACTTTCCCCTAATAGTTTTATTCCTGTTGCTGAAGAAACAGGCATGATTTTACCTATTGGAGAATGGGTTCTGAAGACGGCCTGCCAGCAAATGAAAAATTGGCTTGATAATGGAATTGGGTTGTCGACCATTTCCGTTAATATTTCATTGCGGCAATTTTATCAACCGGATCTTGTACCAATGATATCAGAAGTAATAAAAGAAACAGGAATCCATCCAAGCAACCTTACAATAGAGATAACCGAATCAATGACTATGGATGTGACAATAGCAAAAAATATTTTGCAAGATTTAAAAAGCATTGGTGTAAATATTTCAATTGATGATTTCGGAACTGGCTATAGTTCTTTGAGTTATCTGAAGAGGTTCCCGATTGACTTTCTAAAAATTGACCAATCTTTTATAAGGGATATTGCAAATAGCAAAGATGATGAGAATATAGCAACGACTATACTATTAATGGGAAGAAACCTGGGCTTGAATGTAATTGCTGAAGGTGTCGAAACAAAGGAACAGCTTAGCATTCTGCGCAGCAATCAATGCCATGAAGCACAAGGATATTTATTTAGCAGGCCATTAAGCCCCGAAAAATTGGAACAGTTATTTACTGCCTTTCATATGCGAAAAATATAAAGACATTTAAATGAAAATGAATATGATAAAAGGAATTACCTGCTCTAATCTTAATCATCCCTGCATACTATAGATTGTCCAAACAATCCAGGGTGGTGGGTTTATGTATTATGCGCTGCTGATCGGTACTGGAATTTGCCTGTTTATGAGTCTCAGGACACTGTTTGTCCCCAATCGGAATCGGGGGAGCCTGATTTCGTTTGAGAATTTTCTCTATCTCGGGATGGTTTATTTTACTGTCCTGACAGGATTTGGGATGGTTTATCTTTTGCTTGGCTTGTTCGCTGAACCAGTATTGGCCGAAGCGGGTCGGCCTGGCGGTCCAGGATTTTTGCAAAAAGCGGAAACGGCTGTCTATTTTAGCGCGATGACCTTGTTTTCAGTCGGACATGGTGATGTGGTGCCGCTCGGGGCTGGCAGATGGCTGGCGCTCCTTGAGGCGCTTGTCGGATATACGATTCCCGCGGCCTTTGTCGCCAGGGCGGTTATGGACAGGGATTGACCACTTTCATAAGCCGGAAAAGTTGTACTGTCCCCTTAGATTGGTTAGTCTAAAGACAGGTACAATTCGAGAAATGGAGTGGTGGTAATGACTGTTCAAACAGGAGCAATGGCACCGGATTTCAGCTTGCTTTCGGTTGATGGCAAGGAAGCGAAGCTATCCGATTACAAAGGGAAGAATGTGGTCCTTTATTTTTACCCAAAAGACATGACGCCAGGCTGCACAACACAGGCGTGTGATTTCCGAGACCAGCATAAAAGCTTTGAAGATGTGAATGCCGTAGTGATTGGGGTGAGCCCGGATCCAGTTGAGAGGCATAAGAAATTCATTGATAAATATGATCTTCCGTTTATCCTCTTGGCTGATACAGAGCATGAGGCCGCCGAGGCTTATGGCGTCTGGAAGCTGAAGAAGAATTTCGGCAAGGAATATATGGGCATTGAGAGAAGTACGTTTGTCATTGATAAAGAAGGCCGGATTGCCAAGGAATGGCGCGGCGTTAAAGTTAAAGGGCATGTGGAGGAAGCGCTGGAATTTGTCAGGTCAAACGCCTGATGCCTATTTTTGGCGAAAAAGGCTGATGTCCATGCAATCGTGAAACAGGGGAATACCTTATAGTAGGGCATACCTCCTCAGATAATTTACCTTAAAGGCCGGGAAACCGGCCTTCTTTTTTATGCAAGTCTGAATATTTTTAGAAAAGGTTTCCGGGTGGTATGATTTAAGAAAAAAACAGGGGTGCTTTTATGAAGATACTTTTCACTTTCATTCCATCGGAAAAGCTCCAGAGCGATATACAAGCCGAATTCCCGGAGCATGAGTTCCATTTTTGCAAAATCAGCTCCGCTGGCTGCCACGCTGAAGAAGCGGAGATTTACGTTACATATGGAGAAGATTTGGACAAAGGCTATATCGAAAGGGCGAAGAATCTTAAATGGATCATGGTCATGTCAGCCGGCATGGACAGGATGCCTTTTGAAGAATGCGCCAAAAGAGATATTCTGGTCACGAACGTCCGTGGCATCCACAAAATCCCGATGGCTGAGTTTACGCTAGGCACCATGCTGCAGCATGTGAAGCAGTACCCTGTTTTGCGGGAGAAAGAACTGGCAGAGGAATGGGACAGGAAAGTAAAAGTGGACGAGTTGACTGGAAAAAACCTGCTTGTGTTGGGAATCGGTGCGATTGGCGGGGAAATCGCACGTCTCGCCAAAGCATTCAGGATGACTGTGACGGGAATAAATCGCAGCGGCAAAGAGAATGAGTTTGCTGACCATATAGATACGTTTGCTAATATCGGCTCGTGGCTTCCGAAAGCGGATTTTATCGTCTCGGTTTTGCCAAGCACCGATGAAACTCGCTACCTGCTGAAGGAAGAGCATTTCAGCCTCATGAAAGACAGTGCGGTATTCATCAATATTGGCAGGGGCGACCTTGTAAAAGAGGAGGTCCTATTAAAGGTGATGGGAGAAAGGATGATCGCTCATGCCTATCTAGATGTATTCGAAACCGAACCCCTGCCTAAAGGACATGCATTCTGGAAAATGGATAAAGTAAAGGTGACGCCCCACCTTTCCAGTATTACAAAGGGATATCTCCCGAGATCATTTGAGATATTTAAACATAACCTAACAGCATATGTTAATAAGGAAGACCAGCTATTGAATGTTATTGACCTTTCGAGGGGGTATTAAGGATGAAAATTTATACGAAATCCGGGGATAAAGGGACAACTTCACTTATATATGGAAGCAGGGTCGCCAAGGATGACTTGAAAGTGGAGGCATACGGAACTTGCGATGAAACCAATTCGGCAATTGGCCTTGCACTTTCGCTTATGCAAAATGAATTTTTTGCCGGGAAGGAAAAAGTAGGTGTTGTGTACCATAAAATCCAGACACAGCTTTTCCATGTCGGAGCTGAACTGGCCACTCCAGAAGGGAAAGAAGTGAAATGGACGTTAAAACAGGCAGATATTGAAGATATGGAAAAGCAAATCGATGAGTGGGATTCAAGTCTACCCGCGCTGACCAATTTCATTCTGCCGGGCGGCCATCCGGCGGGAGCGGCCTTTCATGTTGCGAGGACCGTGGCGAGAAGGGCGGAAAGGGCGGCTGTTTCACTCGGAGATTCTGTAAATCCGCTCGTGCTTGCATATTTAAACCGATTATCTGACCTCCTGTTTGTAACCGCGAGATATGTCAATATGAAGCTTGGAGCCGAGGAAAAGACATTACACAAAGAGTGAGAACCTTGATGAAAGCTAGTATATTGACAAATCGGGCTCTTAGGAATAAACTATTTATAACAATTATAATATAAGAATTTATGTATAGAAGAGAGGTGCATGTCGGTGCCACAACAACTTAAAGAAGCTTTGGATGTTTTAAAGGAAACTGGTGTTAGAATGACTCCTCAACGCCATGCAATACTGGAATATTTAATTCAATCCATGTCGCACCCGACTGCAGATGACATTTACAAAGCGCTAGAAGGAAAATTCCCGAACATGAGCGTTGCTACTGTATATAACAATTTGCGTGTTTTTAAGGAAGTGGGGCTTGTCAAAGAGCTGACCTACGGGGATGCTTCAAGCAGGTTTGATTTCAAAACTTCTGAACATTACCACATTATCTGCGAAAAGTGCAACAAGATTGTAGACTTTTACTATCCGGGACTGGATGAAGTTGAACATCTCGCTTCTCACGTAACCGGCTTTAAAGTGGCCCACCATAGAATGGAAATCTACGGCGAGTGCCCGGAATGCTCTTCGAAAGAAACGCATTGATCTTATTTAAAAAGTCAATATGACAAAGAAAAACGCCGGGGATATTTAATCCCAGGCGTTTTTTTCTTATCCCATTCTTAATGGGGGTTAACCTCTGTTGGTAGAGGTTCACTTTATTTTCTTTTTATTATAGGATTCATCGAATTCTTTTCCTTCAAGTTCAGGATCAAGTGTAAGCGGCTCACGGCAATACATACACATATCGACCCGGCCCAGCATCTTTGTATGCCTTCCGCAGCCAGGGCAGACGACCTGAATGGTTTTAGTAGAAAGCATGCCTATCCAGAAATAAACTACGGTGCTTGCGATAATGAATAAAAATCCAACCAGCATAAAGATGGTCATCAATAAAGGTGAGTTCCGGAAAAAAATGCCGCCATACATAATGATAAAACCGATAAAAATAAGGCTAAGCGCGAATGTACGGATTTTATTTATTTTACTTGAATACTTACCCATGCAATTCCCTCCCGATTCCTAACTATATCATACCTCCGGGAAATGGGGGAGCTAGGATATATTACAATGAAGAAAAAAATGCTTGCGGCAAGAGGAAGGAAAAAAAGAAGATATTGTCGAAACTATAGAGGTGAGATATTGTGGGTAAAGTTTCGGCTTGCTGACATTAAAGTAAATTTAGATAGCACGATTCATATAAAAAAGTCCCTTACTGTTTTAATGACCTGTGGGACGCAATCTATAAGATGGAGGAAAGACAATGGAAGATATCCTTCGCCCTATTTACCAGGAAAGGGCCAGCCAGGCAAATACCCTCGGGGTTTTAGTGGTTGAAAAAAAAGAGAAAAACAGCCCTGCAACTGACTTTTTTGACGCGATTTTACTCGTCATCGTAAATGATGCGGATGAACCCATTACTATAAAACATTATTCGTATGGCACCCGAAAGGCGGCGCTGCATACGATAACAGAGTCCACT is a genomic window containing:
- a CDS encoding cob(I)yrinic acid a,c-diamide adenosyltransferase, which codes for MKIYTKSGDKGTTSLIYGSRVAKDDLKVEAYGTCDETNSAIGLALSLMQNEFFAGKEKVGVVYHKIQTQLFHVGAELATPEGKEVKWTLKQADIEDMEKQIDEWDSSLPALTNFILPGGHPAGAAFHVARTVARRAERAAVSLGDSVNPLVLAYLNRLSDLLFVTARYVNMKLGAEEKTLHKE
- the perR gene encoding peroxide-responsive transcriptional repressor PerR, which gives rise to MSVPQQLKEALDVLKETGVRMTPQRHAILEYLIQSMSHPTADDIYKALEGKFPNMSVATVYNNLRVFKEVGLVKELTYGDASSRFDFKTSEHYHIICEKCNKIVDFYYPGLDEVEHLASHVTGFKVAHHRMEIYGECPECSSKETH
- a CDS encoding YgzB family protein, with protein sequence MGKYSSKINKIRTFALSLIFIGFIIMYGGIFFRNSPLLMTIFMLVGFLFIIASTVVYFWIGMLSTKTIQVVCPGCGRHTKMLGRVDMCMYCREPLTLDPELEGKEFDESYNKKKIK